The following coding sequences lie in one Cannabis sativa cultivar Pink pepper isolate KNU-18-1 chromosome 5, ASM2916894v1, whole genome shotgun sequence genomic window:
- the LOC133037655 gene encoding uncharacterized protein LOC133037655 gives MENVSDDGDRDDSDRSGGSGGSSDGSRGSALQKRKRVVDKVKKEDVRNVKKMKQVAEDLPEDYDSEDLEVEVRNDLKEWDLYFKPGEKIQGKVMLFPNQDNIVVKNINSKLTKDQRKLFRGTCFGYFLDSHPVGF, from the exons ATGGAAAATGTCTCTGATGATGGAGATCGTGATGATTCTGATCGTTCTGGTGGTTCTGGTGGATCATCGGATGGTAGCCGTGGCTCGGCATtgcaaaagagaaaaagagttgTTGATAAAGTGAAGAAAGAAGATGTTCGAAATGTGAAAAAGATGAAGCAAGTTGCTGAAGATTTGCCTGAGGATTATGATAGTGAAGACTTGGAGGTTGAAGTTCGTAATGATTTGAag gaATGGGATTTATATTTCAAGCCTGGTGAAAAGATTCAGGGAAAAGTGATGTTATTCCCTAATCAGGATAACATTGTTGTCAAAAATATTAATTCCAAGTTGACTAAAGATCAACGTAAGTTGTTTCGTGGTACTTGTTTTGGTTATTTTTTGGATAGCCATCCTGTTGGTTTTTAG
- the LOC115715737 gene encoding uncharacterized protein LOC115715737, which produces MFLCFFICYFDFLGFFFCCKNDDLNDVEVFDVKSQDAIETVGLDENIQYTQVFNDDAPSFDIMSFISSKPDWFTEEKKNTDKLNDEEQVVDDHGLFKDAVKKSKEDEDDGGDDQGLGGGDAVKAIGSDGTNKDNVEGKNTEEAKDVADGSNKDNVEGRAVDVDASVNDVESVASKGKLFDSQGTKDSITVSALEIINEKIDAYEGSIKKDKSLNKLEATNADVLSTYGLDKTDVVGVEKKHGSQESFSVSTMEVVNDHLVSYEDSLKKVSFYFVYVIW; this is translated from the exons atgtttctttgttttttcatatgttattttgattttcttggtttttttttttgttgcaagAATGATGATTTAAATGATGTTGAAGTTTTTGATGTGAAAAGTCAAGATGCAATTGAAACTGTTGGACTCGATGAGAATATTCAATATACTCag gttTTTAATGATGATGCTCCTTCATTTGATATTATGAGTTTTATTTCTAGTAAACCTGATTGGTTTactgaagaaaaaaagaatactGATAAATTGAATGATGAAGAACAGGTTGTTGATGATCATGGCCTATTTAAGGATGCTGTTAAAAAATCTAAGGAGGATGAAGATGATGGTGGAGATGACCAg GGTTTGGGGGGTGGTGATGCTGTTAAAGCTATTGGTTCAGATGGGACAAATAAAGACAATGTTGAGGGAAAGAATACTGAAGAAGCAAAAGATGTTGCAGATGGGAGTAATAAAGATAATGTTGAGGGCAGAGCAGTTGATGTAGATGCAAGTGTAAATGATGTTGAAAGTGTTGCTAGTAAGGGAAAGTTGTTTGATAGTCAAGGCACTAAGGATAGTATCACTGTGTCTGCTTTGGAGATTATAAATGAAAAGATTGATGCCTATGAGGGAAGCATTAAAAAG gatAAGTCTTTAAATAAATTAGAGGCAACAAATGCTGATGTTTTATCTACCTATGGGTTGGACAAG ACTGATGTTGTTGGTGTTGAGAAGAAGCATGGTTCTCAAGAAAGCTTTTCTGTATCTACCATGGAGGTTGTTAATGATCATTTGGTTTCCTATGAAGACAGTTTGAAAaaggt